One Methylobacterium sp. 77 DNA window includes the following coding sequences:
- a CDS encoding 2-hydroxycarboxylate transporter family protein gives MSSPGTVSAESAPAANPPARRFWPQGWWRLVDFKIGIIPLPVYVILVGLLVVLTSEGEIKPDAPTMIAVLVLGGFTCAEIGKRLPVLRQIGAGAIFATFIPSALVYYMLIPTPIVKAITDFTKFTNFLYLYIATIIVGSILGMDREVLIKGFVKIFVPLAAGSVVAACVGTLVGTLLGLGAYNTFFFLVVPIMAGGVGEGAIPLSIGYAAILGQTQGDVFAQVLPPVMLGSLTAIVLAGTLNAVGKKMPHLTGEGRLQPDRDNDVTAAKVEDIPVDAATVGAAALTAVTLYLLGVMCHHLTGLPAPVAMLFLAVLAKLGSAVSPRLQAGGFVAYKFVQISMTYPLLFAVGVAMTPWDKLVAAFTLANLITIVATVVTLMATGFVVGRRLGMYPIETAIVNACHSGQGGTGDVAILTAANRMALMPFAQIATRIGGALTVTGTLVVMRWLTTG, from the coding sequence ATGTCGAGCCCCGGCACCGTTTCCGCCGAATCCGCTCCGGCGGCCAATCCGCCCGCGCGCCGGTTCTGGCCGCAGGGCTGGTGGCGGCTCGTCGACTTCAAGATCGGCATCATCCCGCTGCCGGTCTACGTCATCCTCGTGGGCCTCCTCGTCGTCCTCACCTCGGAGGGTGAGATCAAGCCCGACGCGCCGACAATGATCGCGGTGCTGGTGCTGGGCGGCTTCACCTGCGCCGAGATCGGCAAGCGCCTGCCCGTCCTGCGGCAGATCGGGGCGGGCGCGATCTTCGCGACCTTCATTCCCTCGGCGCTGGTCTATTACATGCTGATCCCGACGCCGATCGTGAAGGCGATCACGGATTTCACCAAGTTCACCAACTTCCTCTACCTCTACATCGCCACCATCATCGTCGGCAGCATCCTCGGCATGGACCGCGAGGTCCTGATCAAGGGCTTCGTCAAGATCTTCGTGCCGCTGGCGGCCGGCTCCGTGGTCGCGGCCTGCGTCGGCACGCTCGTCGGCACCCTGCTCGGCCTCGGCGCCTACAACACATTCTTCTTCCTCGTCGTGCCGATCATGGCCGGCGGCGTCGGCGAGGGCGCGATCCCGCTCTCCATCGGCTACGCGGCGATCCTCGGTCAGACCCAGGGCGACGTCTTCGCGCAGGTCCTGCCCCCGGTCATGCTCGGCAGCCTCACCGCGATCGTGCTCGCCGGCACCCTCAACGCGGTGGGGAAGAAGATGCCCCATCTCACCGGCGAGGGCCGCCTGCAGCCGGACCGGGACAACGACGTCACCGCCGCCAAGGTCGAGGACATTCCGGTGGATGCGGCGACCGTCGGGGCGGCCGCCCTCACCGCGGTGACGCTCTACCTGCTCGGCGTGATGTGCCATCACCTCACCGGCCTGCCCGCGCCCGTGGCGATGCTGTTCCTCGCCGTGCTCGCCAAGCTCGGCAGCGCCGTCTCGCCGCGCCTCCAGGCCGGCGGCTTCGTCGCCTACAAGTTCGTGCAGATCAGCATGACATACCCGCTGCTCTTCGCCGTCGGCGTGGCGATGACGCCCTGGGACAAGCTGGTGGCGGCGTTCACGCTGGCGAACCTCATCACCATCGTGGCCACCGTGGTCACGCTGATGGCCACCGGCTTCGTGGTCGGGCGGCGGCTCGGCATGTATCCGATCGAGACGGCCATCGTGAATGCCTGCCATAGCGGCCAGGGCGGCACCGGCGATGTGGCGATCCTGACGGCGGCCAACCGCATGGCCCTGATGCCCTTCGCCCAGATCGCCACCCGCATCGGCGGCGCCCTCACCGTCACCGGGACGCTGGTGGTGATGCGCTGGCTCACCACCGGCTGA
- a CDS encoding GGDEF domain-containing protein has protein sequence MATETVWAEDGDGHLLERVEAELRRPRSKIAFGPEIEALYQGVCEPARIQRYILCNVAGMLLFDIFGHFSGLVIPDVVVPTSILSFLVLTPLFLAMIPLMRRRLLSATHGSTIFLFLIIGTMLGMMLLSRAPSAILLAFIIPMVTVHSSIALPLPVAQAATVAAGAAILTTVAVVLHPGFDLGSGLYAVTLNVSMAGYLTVATLRNEINERRFYLLTLRDTLRSERLLARNRTLLSLSGTDGLTGVGNRRAFDATLEDLWRDGAKAGSAIALMMIDIDCFKRLNDTHGHLGGDVCLRAVASLIGPATGSAAATFRYGGEEFAILLSGSEAGQVALLAERVRVAVASACIPVPNGPPGGIGLTVSIGCAALVPDPGLPHATLIAIADAALYRAKQTGRNRVQVGTSGSVPSRQVA, from the coding sequence ATGGCGACCGAAACGGTGTGGGCAGAAGACGGGGACGGGCACCTGCTGGAGCGCGTCGAGGCGGAACTGCGGCGGCCTCGGTCGAAGATCGCCTTCGGTCCGGAGATCGAGGCCCTCTACCAGGGCGTCTGCGAGCCGGCCCGCATCCAACGCTACATCCTCTGCAACGTCGCCGGGATGCTGCTCTTCGACATTTTCGGCCACTTCAGCGGCCTCGTCATCCCCGACGTCGTCGTCCCGACGAGCATCCTGAGTTTCCTGGTCCTGACCCCGCTGTTCCTGGCCATGATTCCGCTGATGCGACGGCGGCTCCTCTCGGCCACCCATGGCAGCACGATCTTCCTGTTCCTGATCATCGGCACGATGCTGGGCATGATGCTGCTCTCGCGCGCGCCGAGCGCGATCCTGCTCGCCTTCATCATTCCCATGGTGACGGTCCATAGCAGTATCGCCCTTCCGCTTCCGGTGGCGCAGGCCGCCACCGTGGCGGCGGGCGCCGCGATCCTCACCACGGTCGCCGTGGTACTGCATCCGGGCTTCGACCTCGGAAGCGGCCTCTACGCGGTCACGCTCAATGTCAGCATGGCGGGCTACCTGACGGTCGCCACCCTGCGAAACGAGATCAACGAGCGGCGCTTCTACCTCCTGACCCTGCGCGACACCCTGCGCTCGGAGCGCCTGCTGGCGCGGAACCGGACCCTGCTGAGCCTGTCCGGCACCGATGGGCTGACGGGCGTCGGCAACCGGCGCGCCTTCGACGCCACCCTGGAGGATCTCTGGCGGGACGGGGCCAAGGCCGGATCGGCCATCGCCCTGATGATGATCGACATCGACTGTTTCAAGCGCCTGAACGACACCCACGGGCATCTCGGCGGCGATGTCTGTCTGCGCGCCGTGGCGAGCCTCATCGGCCCCGCCACGGGCAGCGCCGCCGCCACGTTCCGCTACGGAGGCGAGGAATTCGCGATTCTGCTCAGCGGTTCCGAGGCCGGGCAGGTCGCCCTGCTCGCCGAGCGCGTCCGCGTCGCCGTCGCGTCCGCGTGCATTCCCGTCCCGAACGGCCCTCCGGGCGGTATCGGCCTCACCGTGAGCATCGGTTGCGCCGCCCTGGTGCCGGATCCCGGCCTGCCACACGCCACCCTGATCGCCATCGCGGATGCCGCCCTCTATCGGGCCAAGCAGACGGGGCGCAACCGGGTCCAGGTCGGCACGTCGGGCTCCGTCCCGTCCCGGCAGGTCGCCTGA